A window of the Plasmodium vivax chromosome 12, whole genome shotgun sequence genome harbors these coding sequences:
- a CDS encoding hypothetical protein, conserved (encoded by transcript PVX_082860A; Apicoplast targeted protein. Curated by Stuart Ralph, Walter and Eliza Hall Institute of Medical Research, Australia.) — MSSEEFTKWNEKKIKKMKALPEPTIEDYIEDTNFSKYVHPCLVKKVSAKDRQKVHHSLLSLIDPRVEFAIVDCFDERDEENDLTEYDATFRGIAPWPSTDELRRNENDFQFEKTDLELEYNITYDKAGYRAFREKLLSEGEATTAVDEATTAVDEATAAAKEATNGGDPPGDQPTAKAPPAVSVEDIRRLYFKKEIKTLREAKEEMVKWAERKTYSRSTWTLTEEEVKLLPERFRRLYWEKRREKLEQHREAKRREEAQRRGELPDEFALWDERGLSSVEKLREEGSGETSGEESGEMSCEVSNQTNSQTKCQTNCEPNSETSAEHLLQSVRLLEENVLYTKAKSPVENMLYEWDDSLRCRWRKRAEEVMRDVIMYDYPMKEVRRPSKLDLYDVTWYAGKVEVFVTADETQGKNYKITLFDLKQLVKKIAERLKELEIDEEIIILPFFELVVSSLPSKNILVCRRDWCSHAGKEVAVFFKESRFPPLEGILLGSPSVFHLIINVNYERIENVDVHTIDKVILKDSQDELRGHIVLKAAMENKLGGESEPVEEAPIRGDLPAPEGDPEMVAPLGGDDEEDEGVITKRTGFDELHKLKEIERVGGSPLLPSQLRSGEQADPVGGKRGARTDLDGVSPVSGINRLGDDDDADRMKEQTLEEDEEESDEYEEDESYDDVADGEDIYGGDAYGADDDGGGSDEGDVYGGDDDDYMPEE, encoded by the coding sequence ATGTCCTCGGAGGAATTCACCAaatggaatgaaaaaaaaataaaaaaaatgaaagcgtTGCCTGAACCGACCATTGAAGACTACATTGAAGATACCAATTTTAGCAAGTACGTCCACCCTTGTTTGGTTAAAAAAGTTTCTGCAAAGGATAGACAGAAGGTGCATCACTCGCTGTTGTCCCTCATCGACCCGAGGGTAGAATTTGCCATCGTGGATTGCTTTGATGAGAGGGACGAAGAGAATGATCTCACCGAATATGATGCGACGTTCAGGGGAATAGCTCCTTGGCCCTCCACGGATGAACTGAGGAGGAATGAAAATGACTTTCAGTTTGAGAAAACGGACCTCGAGCTGGAGTACAACATAACGTATGACAAGGCGGGGTACCGGGCCTTCAGGGAGAAGCTCCTttcggagggggaagcgaccACCGCGGTGGATGAAGCGACGACAGCGGTGGATGAAGCGACGGCCGCGGCGAAAGAAGCGACGAACGGTGGAGACCCCCCTGGCGATCAACCCACCGCGAAGGCCCCCCCCGCTGTATCCGTCGAAGACATCAGAAGGTTATACTTCAAGAAGGAGATCAAAACGCTGAGGGAGGCGAAGGAAGAAATGGTCAAGTGGGCGGAACGGAAGACCTACTCGAGGAGCACATGGACCTTGACGGAGGAGGAAGTGAAGTTGctgcctgaacggttcaggcGACTGTACTGGGAAAAGAGACGGGAGAAGCTGGAGCAGCATAGGGAGGCCAAGCGGAGGGAGGAGGCGCAGCGGAGGGGGGAGCTGCCGGACGAGTTCGCCTTGTGGGATGAGAGGGGGCTCTCCAGCGTGGAGAAGTTGCGCGAGGAGGGGAGCGGAGAGACGAGCGGCGAGGAGAGCGGCGAGATGAGCTGCGAGGTGAGCAATCAAACGAACAGCCAAACGAAGTGCCAAACGAACTGCGAACCGAACAGCGAAACCAGCGCAGAACACCTACTGCAGAGTGTTAGACTGCTGGAGGAAAACGTGCTGTACACAAAGGCAAAGTCGCCGGTGGAAAATATGCTATACGAGTGGGACGATTCGCTGCGCTGCAGATGGAGAAAGAGAGCGGAAGAAGTGATGCGAGACGTCATCATGTATGACTACCCAATGAAAGAGGTGAGAAGGCCATCCAAATTGGACCTCTACGATGTAACATGGTATGCCGGGAAGGTAGAAGTGTTTGTCACTGCAGATGAAAcgcaggggaaaaattacaaaataacTCTATTTGACCTAAAACAgctagtgaaaaaaattgccgaAAGGTTGAAGGAGCTGGAAATCGACgaagaaattataattttgccattttttgagTTAGTCGTTTCGTCTTTGCCGAGTAAAAACATCCTCGTGTGTAGGAGGGACTGGTGTAGTCATGCTGGGAAAGAAGtcgccgttttttttaaagaaagcAGGTTTCCTCCGTTGGAGGGTATTCTTCTTGGATCCCCTAGCGTCTTTCACTTAATTATAAACGTTAATTATGAGCGGATTGAAAATGTAGATGTGCATACCATCGATAAGGTCATTCTGAAGGACAGCCAGGATGAACTTCGGGGCCATATTGTGCTTAAGGCTGCGATGGAGAACAAACTGGGGGGAGAATCAGAGCCAGTTGAGGAGGCCCCCATCAGGGGTGACTTACCTGCACCTGAAGGGGACCCCGAAATGGTTGCACCTTTAGGCGGtgatgatgaggaagacgaagGGGTCATCACCAAAAGGACAGGCTTCGACGAACTGCACAAGTTGAAGGAGATCGAGCGGGTGGGGGGTAGTCCGCTTCTCCCCAGCCAGCTGCGAAGCGGCGAGCAGGCCGATCCGGTTGGGGGTAAACGCGGCGCGCGTACCGACCTCGACGGCGTCAGCCCGGTTAGCGGCATTAACCGATTGGGCGACGACGACGACGCAGATAGGATGAAGGAGCAGACCCTCGAGGAGGACGAAGAGGAGAGCGACGAGTATGAAGAAGACGAGTCGTACGACGACGTCGCGGATGGGGAGGACATCTACGGGGGGGACGCCTACGGGGCAGACGATGATGGGGGTGGCTCCGACGAGGGGGACGTCTACGGGGGAGACGATGATGATTACATGCCAGAGGAGTGA
- a CDS encoding hypothetical protein, conserved (encoded by transcript PVX_082850A) has protein sequence MNDGLNKLTSVESEYLEKSGKKRRQKSLTPNDDVCVHQDGSSERNCLSTAQEGIKHNEGFPLPDVHASDRGAGQGERPSCVDAEVEEEDSETLEVIKQLSSIRIDSDSDSSVGGDKVVYNKKENTPKKRNKKKRGKNTITPLWDNSEVECVEDAIVYDESKDTEFPDLLQLFEEYNEKYFFSKLKSVQVKWSNKMKLCAGICIFKKSGYCCIRLSLPLLKLRKIKEYRETLLHEMIHAFLFLTRSNSRHDGHGPEFKKHMYRINKATGLCITIYHSFHKEVNFYRNHVWRCTGVCRTYPPHFGYVKRSMNRPPGPKEKWWRRHSSYCRGNFVKVEDAEAAKNSDTAPLGEAGNNSGTLGKALDSTRAKSKKTSAKKDGFEKRADGVEAELLNDAIVIMDSKEQTAEKQKEVNQLDIINLIKTLFGDNKQKVWSFPDLSVDYHKAFKNEKYFEID, from the exons atgaacgACGGACTGAACAAGCTAACTTCCGTCGAGAGCGAGTACCTAGAGAAGAGCGGGAAAAAGAGAAGACAGAAATCTTTAACTCCAAACGATGATGTCTGCGTCCACCAGGATGGGAGCTCTGAACGAAATTGCTTGTCCACAGCCCAAGAGGGAATAAAACACAACGAGGGATTTCCCCTCCCCGATGTGCATGCAAGTGATAGGGGAGCGGGCCAAGGAGAACGTCCCTCCTGCGTAGACgcagaagtggaggaagaagattCTGAAACGTTGGAAGTGATAAAGCAGCTGAGCTCCATTCGTATCGACTCAGACTCGGACAGCTCCGTCGGGGGGGATAAGGTggtttataataaaaaggaaaacacgccaaaaaagaggaacaaaaaaaaaagggggaaaaacaccaTCACGCCGTTGTGGGATAATTCGGAGGTGGAATGCGTGGAGGATGCCATCGTGTACGACGAGTCGA AGGACACCGAATTTCCAGACCTTCTGCAACTCTTCGAGGAATACAACGagaagtatttttttagcaaattgAAGTCCGTGCAGGTGAAGTGGagcaacaaaatgaagcTATGCGCGGGGATATGCATATTTAAG AAATCAGGCTACTGCTGCATTCGGCTATCCCTCCCGCTTTTGAAGCTGCGGAAGATAAAGGAGTACCGG GAGACCCTACTGCACGAAATGATTCACGCGTTCCTCTTTCTAACGAGAAGCAACTCTCGACACGATGGGCACGGACCG GAATTCAAAAAGCACATGTACCGAATCAACAAAGCGACGGGGCTGTGCATCACCATATACCACAGCTTTCACAAGGAGGTGAACTTTTACAGGAACCACGTCTGGCGGTGCACG ggcgtcTGCAGAACTTACCCTCCCCACTTTGGGTACGTCAAAAGGTCTATGAATAGGCCCCCCGGGCCCAAGGAAAAGTGGT GGAGAAGGCACTCCTCGTACTGCCGCGGCAATTTCGTCAAAGTGGAAGACGCTGAAGCGGCCAAGAATTCGGACACGGCACCGTTGGGCGAGGCCGGGAACAACTCAGGCACACTCGGGAAGGCGCTGGACTCGACGCGCGCGAAGAGTAAGAAGACGAGCG cgaaAAAAGACGGCTTCGAAAAACGGGCAGACGGCGTAGAGGCAGAACTGCTGAACGACGCCATAGTCATTATGGACTCGAAGGAACAAACTGcggagaagcaaaaagaggTAAACCAACTGGACAtcattaatttaataaaaaccCTGTTTGGTGACAACAAGCAGAAGGTGTGGTCCTTCCCTGACCTGTCCGTTGACTACCACAAGGcgtttaaaaatgaaaagtacTTTGAAATAGACTAG
- a CDS encoding elongation factor 1-gamma, putative (encoded by transcript PVX_082845A), which produces MDFKLLAPKNDIRSLKVQVVASFCNVKLNIPQFEIGKDDKTQEFLNYSPLGRLPVLVTSSGSLFESNAISKYLCNIRRENNLLGKGAFEEAQVNMWVDFNTYELEIPVCCYISNKSNEKSLKHIQETFACLNNHLLLNQFMVGNGITLADIFICVIINFAMKSEKMDEGFLKKYVNLFRLYNTISNQKQFKYVFASQQAAAKKGGAQEKNAQKNANEKKKDKGSKKKEDKHGDDDECELLSDEPTEKKPKKTNPLDLLPPSSFSLDEWKYKFSNEKDLLNVAMPHFWKTYDASGFSLYYMKYDKLEDECQISFVACNMAGGFLQRLDNNFSKYSFAVITVLGENKDYDIEGVWLFRGTEIPFEMKDHPSFEYHVFKKLDVNNSADKQIVEDYWCSKESVAARPLVDRKVWK; this is translated from the exons ATGGATTTc AAACTCCTAGCCCCGAAGAACGACATAAGGTCGCTGAAAGTCCAAGTGGTTGCCTCCTTCTGCAACGTCAAGCTGAACATCCCCCAGTTCGAAATCGGGAAGGATGACAAGACGCAGGAGTTCCTGAATTACTCTCCCCTGGGAAGACTGCCCGTTTTAGTAACCTCCAGTGGAAGCCTCTTCGAAAGTAATGCCATTAGTAAGTACCTATGCAACATAAGGAGGGAGAATAACCTCCTAGGAAAGGGAGCCTTTGAGGAGGCACAAGTGAACATGTGGGTAGACTTTAATACCTACGAATTGGAAATCCCAGTCTGTTGCTACATTAGCAATAAGTCAAACGAAAAGTCCCTAAAGCATATACAAGAAACGTTTGCCTGTTTGAATAATCACCTCTTGCTAAACCAGTTTATGGTGGGGAATGGAATCACCCTAGCGGATATATTCATCTGTGTCATTATAAACTTTGCAATGAAATCGGAGAAAATGGATGAggggtttttaaaaaaatatgtaaatttatttcgCCTGTACAACACGATAAGCAATCAGAAGCAGTTCAAGTACGTGTTTGCCAGTCAGCAGGCGGCAGCCAAAAAGGGAGGTGCCCAAGAGAAGAATGCgcagaaaaatgcaaacgagaagaagaaggataAAGGtagcaaaaagaaagaagacaAGCATGGTGACGACGATGAATGCGAGTTATTAAGTGATGAACCGACTGAAAAGAAACCCAAGAAAACGAATCCACTCGATTTATTACCCCCATCCTCCTTCTCCCTTGATGAGTGGAAATACAAGTTTAGTAACGAAAAGGATCTCCTCAACGTCGCCATGCCTCATTTCTGGAAGACGTATGATGCAAGTGGTTTCTCCCTATACTATATGAAATATGACAAGCTGGAAGATGAATGTCAAATATCCTTTGTCGCTTGTAACATGGCTGGTGGGTTTTTGCAAAGGTTAGATAACAACTTTTCTAAATACTCCTTTGCTGTGATCACTGTGCTGGGTGAAAACAAGGACTACGACATCGAGGGGGTGTGGCTGTTCAGGGGCACCGAAATTCCTTTCGAGATGAAGGACCACCCGTCGTTCGAGTACCACGTGTTTAAAAAGCTGGATGTCAATAACAGCGCGGATAAGCAGATTGTGGAGGACTACTGGTGCTCGAAGGAGTCCGTCGCCGCGCGTCCCCTCGTCGACCGCAAGGTTTGGAAGTGA
- a CDS encoding hypothetical protein, conserved (encoded by transcript PVX_082865A), producing MERQGDAAHACVEEQERVPPKKKYSNLVKIRKKQMEGGENKNDLLSEKKEERRALELFPVMVEETPSLELKKLREGICNFEEGADDVMMSLYMSKTPCKRYDDDMICESSKYVKTYSSKKRVYTPRKVSKGNLFQFENEESGRVSMFSTPKRKYTNKRKINEMLKDLHGGQVANRSVSKRKRKKKSMYDELVYLHTPRRERSEYAANGVDAANGVDAANGVDAASLTSAAALAGKWQMQESNVQELPEYIKNEYISYLCSPLKRSERLIKSRINKMLNEKAGQEKQSNSEGTERDLNSNNTTSHTSSYSGLSKSEYIHCDFEPEEEEKCWDDYYTQGIDKIRPFTGITTELAVDMITDLLKSKVKKIVVDEKEFFSPITENDTIMEIGHGNHPLAVQMYEKWGTVGRYIGVEFSGLASREALKCEKLKKLFLKRKVEFVKILSMKYFVEGYLNGLVAESNISPCNVKTNFVKINSFKYIFAKSTLDYITCRMDNIGNSCDWEEDLQISPSVVDMFDSLADSLQNCKSNSNRCNSCIIFVEPSNSSKFRDHILTIFKVIYTATFKYSSAARFLRLSKITNNPKACGYMIEKRNEVYKNFEEIRQEFLKLIIKASVTKNVDEVDWYLPSEAPKKWVSADPADIEYLVKLDRHSF from the coding sequence ATGGAAAGGCAGGGCGACGCAGCGCACGCGTGCGTAGAGGAGCAAGAGCGAgtgccccccaaaaaaaagtacagcAATTTGGTGAAGATAAGAAAGAAGCAAAtggaaggaggggaaaataaaaatgacttGCTGtcggagaagaaggaagagagGAGAGCTCTGGAGTTGTTCCCAGTGATGGTGGAGGAAACGCCTTCCCTCGAGTTGAAGAAGCTCCGAGAGGGTATCTGCAACtttgaagaaggagcagaCGACGTTATGATGAGTCTCTACATGAGCAAAACGCCGTGCAAAAGATACGACGATGATATGATCTGCGAAAGTagcaaatatgtaaaaacgTATAGCAGCAAGAAGAGGGTGTACACACCTAGGAAGGTGAGCAAGGGGAATTTGTTCCAATTTGAAAATGAGGAGAGCGGCAGAGTCTCCATGTTTAGCACCCCCAAGAGGAAATACACAAATAAGAGGAAGATCAATGAAATGTTGAAGGATCTGCATGGGGGTCAAGTGGCCAACAGGAGTGTCTccaagaggaaaagaaagaagaagtCCATGTATGATGAGTTGGTCTACTTGCACACCCCCCGCAGGGAGAGGAGCGAGTACGCCGCCAATGGGGTGGACGCCGCCAATGGGGTGGACGCCGCCAACGGGGTGGACGCCGCCAGCCTGACGAGCGCCGCTGCCCTGGCGGGCAAGTGGCAAATGCAGGAGTCGAACGTGCAGGAGCTGCCCGAGTACATAAAGAACGAGTACATCTCCTACCTGTGCAGCCCCCTGAAGCGAAGCGAGCGGCTGATCAAGTCCaggataaataaaatgctgAATGAAAAGGCAGGGCAGGAGAAGCAATCCAATTCGGAAGGAACGGAAAGAGACCTGAACAGCAATAACACCACGAGCCACACGTCGAGCTACTCAGGGCTATCAAAGAGCGAATACATCCATTGCGACTTTGAaccggaggaggaggaaaaatgtTGGGATGATTATTACACACAGGGGATTGACAAAATAAGGCCCTTTACAGGAATAACAACGGAGCTAGCTGTAGACATGATCACCGATTTGCTAAAATcgaaggttaaaaaaatcgttGTAGATGAGAAGGAGTTCTTTTCCCCTATTACAGAAAATGATACCATTATGGAGATAGGACATGGGAACCACCCCCTTGCTGTACAAATGTATGAAAAGTGGGGAACAGTTGGAAGGTACATAGGAGTGGAGTTCAGCGGATTAGCTAGCAGGGAAGctttaaaatgtgaaaaattaaaaaaattatttttaaaaagaaaagtggaatttgtaaaaatattaagtaTGAAGTACTTTGTGGAGGGTTATTTAAATGGCCTTGTGGCTGAGTCAAACATTTCGCCCTGCAatgtaaaaacaaattttgtaaaaattaatagcTTTAAGTATATCTTCGCAAAAAGTACCTTAGATTATATCACTTGCCGAATGGACAATATTGGGAATAGCTGTGACTGGGAAGAAGATCTGCAGATATCTCCTTCAGTCGTTGACATGTTTGATAGCTTGGCAGACTCGTTACAGAATTGTAAAAGCAATAGCAACAGATGTAACTCctgcatcatttttgtggaACCTAGTAACTCCTCCAAATTCAGGGATCATATTCTCACGATTTTTAAGGTCATTTACACTGCCACGTTTAAGTATAGCAGTGCTGCTAGATTTCTACGCCTCAGCAAAATTACGAATAATCCAAAGGCCTGTGGGTATATGATTGAGAAGCGGAATGAGGTGTATAAAAACTTTGAGGAAATCAGACAGGAGTTCCTCAAGCTCATCATTAAGGCATCCGTCACGAAGAACGTCGACGAGGTCGACTGGTACCTGCCCAGCGAGGCCCCCAAGAAGTGGGTCAGCGCCGACCCCGCGGACATCGAATACCTCGTCAAGCTGGACCGCCACAGCTTttga
- a CDS encoding hypothetical protein, conserved (encoded by transcript PVX_082855A) — protein sequence MIIKTLAEAKQLLRPKSLCIDFILHPPPKKHYSTNVASPLWRCLRGPHSRDKRRSTHTRSALHLKNESAPNLFEEELSNIFKEYPLSTQKNRQIDDEEIIITDEERDELKRIGNVVKLDESTYGVVLQINKHSVVLGRVRNGKLKDSQAEAEENPTQLLSKNDETNVYTPFEYLHHLLSKEPTDQLNIFRGRVKESYHRRVAIKQLHTNLLLIDLFNRINYGQKVCISGERDAGRREVILSILHENLLANLVHKNEHFFIICSNGPKSETLGLFRDLHGWLAGGCHSLSGLSSGLSGGLSGDLPGDLPGGLPRDLPHNLPPARELYSKNYSLDGVKLPNDVLLIRTLPQGASKVATYISPLLPLYNLEEYKRRYKNIVLILYDVETYGEVCSELQKEMGIFVRNYEQQIGEAFRGRSPASVPIIQAALPLSVHTILSKYMAVSKYPHYVGEVPGEDPPGAEPIQRECTNNVSGETPPRKSHRGGAKSAPNCKYGDALLQMGDKRGRNESSTTGSVTTICFFTKGEQSNPVTDYALSLSENNMHLLRGNFDVHPDFKLNQAIQGVNVEQNKIWEIIKEEIKKIYERKNELTTLNENKKKYKVFIDHWEQEDLIHYNNIHCILTCANCYVSSLCSFQMVVFFKILLQYNFTNAAISTKSVHSFFLQFLHFYLSNKKYFSLLRDAYYEQLHSFSRLENARVFLRKMDVVLRCLRPPFRYVA from the coding sequence ATGATAATCAAAACGTTGGCAGAGGCAAAGCAGCTTCTTCGCCCCAAGTCGCTATGCATAGACTTCATTCTGCATCCCCCCCCGAAGAAGCATTACAGTACCAAcgtggcttcccccctgtggcGCTGTTTAAGAGGCCCCCATAGCAGAGACAAAAGGAGGAGCACCCACACACGTAGTGCTCtgcatttgaaaaatgaatctGCACCCAACCTGTTCGAAGAAGAATTGAGCAATATATTTAAAGAGTACCCCCTATCGACTCAAAAAAACAGACAGATTGACGATgaggaaataattataacagATGAGGAGAGAGACGAACTGAAGCGAATCGGTAACGTTGTGAAGCTGGATGAGTCCACCTACGGAGTGGTGCTCCAAATTAATAAGCACAGCGTGGTGCTGGGTAGGGTGAGGAATGGCAAGTTGAAGGACAGCCAAGCGGAGGCAGAAGAAAATCCCACGCAACTTCTCTCTAAAAATGACGAAACAAATGTGTATACCCCTTTCGAGTACCTCCATCACCTCCTATCAAAGGAGCCAACCGATCAGCTAAACATATTTAGGGGTAGGGTTAAGGAGAGCTACCATCGGAGGGTAGCCATCAAGCAGCTGCACACCAATTTACTGCTCATAGACCTATTCAACAGGATAAACTACGGGCAGAAGGTGTGCATTTCTGGAGAGAGGGACGCAGGAAGGAGGGAAGTGATCCTCTCTATCCTGCATGAAAATTTGCTGGCCAACTTggttcacaaaaatgagcacttttttatcatttgcTCGAATGGCCCCAAGTCGGAGACGCTGGGGCTGTTCCGCGACCTGCACGGGTGGTTAGCAGGGGGGTGCCACTCGTTAAGCGGTTTGTCAAGCGGTTTGTCGGGCGGCTTGTCTGGTGACCTTCCGGGTGACCTTCCGGGGGGGTTGCCGCGCGACCTGCCGCACAACCTGCCACCCGCCCGAGAGCTGTACTCCAAGAACTACTCCCTCGACGGAGTGAAGCTGCCTAACGACGTGCTGCTGATACGCACCCTCCCCCAAGGGGCGTCCAAGGTGGCCACCTACATCTCGCCACTCCTCCCCCTCTATAATTTGGAGGAGTACAAAAGGAGgtacaaaaatattgtgCTTATACTTTACGACGTGGAGACGTATGGTGAAGTTTGTTCCGAACTGCAAAAGGAGATGGGGATATTCGTGCGGAATTACGAGCAGCAAATAGGGGAGGCGTTCCGGGGAAGATCCCCTGCGAGTGTGCCCATAATCCAGGCAGCTCTACCACTGTCTGTGCACACCATCCTTTCGAAATACATGGCGGTGTCGAAATATCCCCACTATGTGGGAGAAGTGCcgggggaggacccccccggGGCAGAGCCCATACAAAGGGAATGCACAAATAATGTGAGTGGGGAGACACCCCCCAGGAAGAGTCACAGGGGTGGGGCCAAATCTGCCCCAAATTGCAAATACGGCGATGCGCTGCTACAGATGGGGgacaaaagaggaagaaatgaaagCAGCACAACGGGCAGCGTCACCACcatctgcttcttcaccaaaGGGGAGCAAAGCAACCCAGTCACCGACTACGCACTGTCGTTAAGCGAAAACAACATGCACTTGTTGAGGGGCAATTTTGACGTCCACCCAGATTTCAAGCTAAACCAAGCCATCCAAGGGGTCAACgtggagcaaaataaaatttgggAAATCattaaagaagaaataaaaaaaatatacgaacgaaaaaatgaacttacaacattaaatgaaaataaaaaaaaatacaaagtcTTTATTGACCATTGGGAACAGGAAGATCTCATtcattataataacattCATTGCATTTTGACGTGTGCAAATTGTTATGTGTCCTCTCTTTGCTCCTTTCAAAtggtcgttttttttaaaattttgttacaatataattttacgaACGCGGCAATATCAACGAAGAGTGtgcattccttttttctgcagtttttgcatttttatttgtccAATAAGAAGTACTTTTCCCTCCTGCGCGATGCGTATTATGAGCAGCTGCACTCGTTCAGTCGCCTGGAGAATGCCCGCGTTTTTCTCCGCAAGATGGACGTCGTTTTACGCTGCCTGCGCCCTCCCTTCCGCTACGTTGCGTAG
- a CDS encoding 60S ribosomal protein L6, putative (encoded by transcript PVX_082840A), with protein MAKDNKGKVKKAAGEETVKYYRVKGKKKILIPVKAKKTIAKKYYGRKLASKKKYIVQGKMRKSIEVGKVAIILSGKHMGKRCIITKVLTSGLLAVVGPYEVNGVPLKRVNPRYVVVTSTNIFKFENMAGLKDEFVKLAEQIEDNSFVKSLEIKKKQKKLLSKKNEGLFMNDVITKIKELMKEDPKMQQLQKIQKEIGTLLKDEIAKNKIFAEYLKSKFTLRNDMALHKMKF; from the coding sequence atggcgaagGACAACAAGggaaaggtgaagaaggccGCGGGCGAAGAAACAGTCAAGTACTACAGAGTGAagggcaagaaaaaaattttaatcccAGTTAAGGCCAAGAAAACCATTGCGAAGAAATACTATGGAAGGAAATTAGCGTCAAAGAAGAAATACATTGTGCaggggaaaatgagaaagtCGATCGAAGTTGGAAAAGTTGCAATTATATTGTCAGGCAAACACATGGGAAAGAGATGCATAATTACGAAGGTATTAACCTCAGGGCTGTTAGCTGTCGTAGGTCCGTATGAAGTAAACGGGGTCCCTTTAAAGAGAGTTAACCCACGATACGTCGTAGTGACATCCacgaacatttttaaatttgaaaatatggCAGGGCTGAAGGATGAATTTGTCAAACTGGCCGAACAGATCGAAGATAATTCTTTTGTTAAATctttggaaataaaaaaaaagcaaaagaaacTTCTCAGCAAAAAGAATGAAGGCCTCTTCATGAATGACGTGATTACCAAAATTAAGGAGTTGATGAAGGAGGACCCCAAGATGCAGCAGTTGCAAAAAATCCAGAAGGAAATTGGCACCCTACTGAAGGATGAAATTGCCAAGAACAAAATCTTTGCAGAGTATTTGAAGTCCAAATTTACACTGCGAAACGATATGGCTCTGCACAAAATGAAGTTCTGA